The nucleotide sequence TCGCCTTCGCTAGGGTGAAAAAGTACAACGCGGCCGATAGTAGGTTTCATGGTGATGTTTCTCGGTGTGAGGTGTTTGGGTCAGAGCCATTCAGTTTCGTGATGCACGGCTGCAACCAGTAAATGAATTGCTTCACTTACTAGCGCTTGCGCGCGCGCGGCAAAGTTGCGGGTATGACTGACGCAAACAACCGTTCCCTTATCGCCGTGCTGGTGTTGTCAGCTGCCGGGTTTGTAGGTCTGGCGCTGGATGAGGGTTACACCTCTGTGGCCATACCAGACCCGGTGCTCGGCACCAAGGTACCGACCATTGGCTTTGGTACCACCGAAGGTGTGAAGATGACCGACACCACCACGCCCCCCAAAGCGATGCAACGGGCATTGGCAGACGTGAGCAAGTACGAGGGGGCTGTAAAGCGCTGCGTGCATGTGCCTCTGTACCAATACGAGTACGACGCCTATATCAACCTGGCCTACAACATTGGTGGCAATGCCTTTTGCAACAGCACATTGGTCAAGAAGGCCAATGCCCAAGACTACAGCGGTGCATGCAACGCAATTTTGCAATGGCGCAAGGTTGGCGATGTCGATTGCTCAGCACCTGGCAGCAAGGCTTGCCCTGGTCTGTGGAAGCGCAGATTGCGACTACAGGCACAGTGCCTTGGCCAAACCACAGAGGCTGAACAATGACCAGGCTGCTAACTACCGTGGCGGCGCTACTCGCATGGAGTGCTTTGTCGTTTTACGTTGGCTTTGCCTCTGGCGACGCGCAGCGCAACGCCAGCTGGCTTACCAAGCAAACAACGTACGAGCGCCAGGCCAAGGAGGCGCTGCAAGCTGCCCAGGCACGGGGCGATGCACTCACCACCGGGTTGCTAACGCTGCAAACCCAAATCAATCAACTCACAACGGAGAAACAACATGCAATCAAGCTTGCTAC is from Rhodoferax aquaticus and encodes:
- a CDS encoding lysozyme produces the protein MTDANNRSLIAVLVLSAAGFVGLALDEGYTSVAIPDPVLGTKVPTIGFGTTEGVKMTDTTTPPKAMQRALADVSKYEGAVKRCVHVPLYQYEYDAYINLAYNIGGNAFCNSTLVKKANAQDYSGACNAILQWRKVGDVDCSAPGSKACPGLWKRRLRLQAQCLGQTTEAEQ